The following proteins are encoded in a genomic region of Nocardioides sp. cx-173:
- a CDS encoding DinB family protein yields the protein MSNPSAVEPDTKDWTWVLERPCGECGFVAADVERAALGAAVRANAEAFLAALAEPDAARRRSTGVWSTTEYACHVRDVHRVFDARVRSMLTDDAPTFPNWDQDQTALAERYDLQEPAAVGPELLAAAARVADTYDAVPDDAWDRRGVRSNGSEFTVETIARYHLHDAVHHLWDVRRRR from the coding sequence ATGTCGAACCCCTCCGCCGTCGAGCCCGACACCAAGGACTGGACCTGGGTGCTCGAGCGGCCCTGCGGCGAGTGCGGGTTCGTGGCCGCCGACGTCGAGCGCGCCGCGCTGGGTGCCGCCGTGCGCGCCAATGCCGAGGCCTTCCTGGCTGCGCTCGCCGAGCCCGATGCGGCGCGGCGGCGGTCGACCGGTGTCTGGTCGACGACCGAGTACGCCTGCCACGTCCGTGACGTCCACCGCGTGTTCGACGCCCGTGTGCGGTCGATGCTGACGGACGACGCGCCTACCTTTCCCAACTGGGACCAGGACCAGACCGCGCTCGCGGAGCGCTACGACCTGCAGGAGCCCGCCGCCGTCGGCCCCGAGCTGCTCGCCGCCGCCGCCCGGGTCGCCGACACCTACGACGCCGTGCCCGACGACGCCTGGGACAGGCGCGGCGTGCGCAGCAACGGCAGCGAGTTCACCGTGGAGACGATCGCGCGCTACCACCTGCACGACGCGGTCCACCACCTCTGGGACGTGCGGAGGAGGCGATGA
- a CDS encoding DUF4396 domain-containing protein yields the protein MSHDHGLAHHAHGERSGRNAMAAGATLHCLTGCAVGEVLGLMIGTAAGLSAGVTIALAVVLAFVFGYSLSTLPLLAAGLSARAALSVVLAADTLSIATMELVDNAVMALVPGAMEATLAEPVFWLSMALALGVAYVVAFPVNRALLARGKGHALTHRFHGAPPVRAWVPRFASSTLAAAIGAFLLGGLVAALAAPDEPAAPSPHSWRDTPDGQARIEQVFGLDWSP from the coding sequence ATGAGCCACGACCACGGGCTCGCACACCACGCCCACGGGGAGAGGTCCGGCCGCAACGCGATGGCCGCCGGCGCCACGCTGCACTGCCTGACCGGCTGTGCCGTCGGCGAGGTGCTCGGGCTGATGATCGGCACGGCGGCCGGCCTGAGCGCCGGGGTCACGATCGCGCTCGCCGTCGTCCTAGCGTTCGTCTTCGGCTACTCGCTCTCGACGCTGCCGCTGCTGGCCGCCGGCCTGTCGGCACGCGCGGCGCTGTCGGTGGTGCTGGCGGCCGACACGCTCTCGATCGCGACCATGGAGCTGGTCGACAACGCGGTGATGGCGCTGGTGCCGGGCGCCATGGAGGCGACGCTGGCGGAGCCGGTGTTCTGGCTGAGCATGGCGCTCGCGCTCGGTGTGGCGTACGTCGTGGCGTTCCCCGTCAACCGCGCGCTGCTGGCGCGCGGCAAGGGCCATGCGCTGACCCATCGCTTCCACGGGGCTCCGCCCGTCCGTGCGTGGGTGCCACGCTTCGCCAGCAGCACGCTCGCCGCGGCGATCGGGGCGTTCCTGCTGGGCGGGCTGGTCGCGGCGCTGGCCGCCCCGGACGAGCCGGCGGCGCCGAGTCCGCACTCCTGGCGCGACACGCCGGACGGCCAAGCGCGGATCGAACAGGTGTTCGGGCTAGATTGGTCTCCGTAA
- a CDS encoding ABC transporter ATP-binding protein, translating into MSESMIRAVGLRKSFGDFEAVKGIDVDVRRGEAFGFLGPNGAGKSSTMRMVAAVSPVSGGELRILGMDPAVDGPAIRGRLGVCPQEDTLDTELNVRDNLYIYGRYFGIPKGEVSARADELLEFVQLTEKAKAKVEDLSGGMKRRLTIARSLINRPELLLLDEPTTGLDPQARHVLWDRLFRLKRSGVTLVLTTHYMDEAEQLCDRLVVMDKGVIVAEGSPLSLIREHATREVAELRFGVAEQGETHEALADKIADLGSRIEVLPDRLLVYSDDGEEVIAKTHERGLTPVAVLVRRSTLEDVFLRLTGRTLVD; encoded by the coding sequence GTGAGCGAGTCGATGATCCGGGCAGTCGGTCTGCGCAAGTCCTTCGGCGACTTCGAGGCCGTCAAGGGCATCGACGTCGACGTACGCCGCGGCGAGGCGTTCGGGTTCCTGGGGCCCAACGGCGCCGGCAAGTCCTCGACCATGCGGATGGTGGCCGCGGTGTCGCCGGTCAGCGGCGGCGAGCTGCGGATCCTGGGCATGGACCCGGCCGTCGACGGCCCGGCGATCCGTGGACGCCTGGGGGTCTGCCCGCAGGAGGACACCCTCGACACCGAGCTCAACGTGCGCGACAACCTCTACATCTACGGGCGCTACTTCGGGATCCCCAAGGGCGAGGTCAGCGCGCGCGCCGACGAGCTCCTGGAGTTCGTCCAGCTCACCGAGAAGGCGAAGGCCAAGGTGGAGGACCTGTCCGGCGGCATGAAGCGCCGGCTGACCATCGCTCGCAGCCTGATCAACCGGCCCGAGCTGCTGCTGCTGGACGAGCCCACCACCGGCCTGGACCCGCAGGCCCGTCACGTGCTGTGGGACCGGCTCTTCCGGCTCAAGAGGTCCGGGGTGACGCTGGTGCTCACGACGCACTACATGGACGAGGCCGAGCAGCTCTGCGACCGGCTCGTGGTCATGGACAAGGGGGTGATCGTGGCCGAGGGGTCGCCGCTCTCGCTCATCCGCGAGCACGCCACGCGCGAGGTCGCCGAGCTGCGGTTCGGCGTGGCCGAGCAGGGGGAGACGCACGAGGCCCTCGCCGACAAGATCGCCGACCTGGGCTCGCGCATCGAGGTGCTGCCCGACCGGCTGCTGGTCTACAGCGACGACGGCGAGGAGGTCATCGCCAAGACCCACGAGCGCGGCCTGACCCCGGTGGCGGTGCTGGTGCGACGCTCGACGCTGGAGGACGTGTTCCTGCGCCTCACCGGCCGGACCCTGGTCGACTGA
- a CDS encoding MFS transporter → MSTLRGAAVDVAAVQAATIRSLVLSQAVGALGITIGIATASLLARDLSGSESMAGLAGTFQVLGAAGASYLLARVMSARGRRVGLATGLLLGALGALLAVVAGVIESMLLLLIGAILIGATTAANNASRYAATDLAAPERRARALSVVVWATTIGAVVGPNLTGPAGSFADLLGIPVLTGPFALGGIGMLLAAIVVLIRLRPDPLLLARELAERPAAPPTGTSWGRARAALRAEPALALAVVGLAGAHAAMVGVMTMTPIHMEHGGAELDLIGFVISVHVLGMFAFSPVVGLLVDRAGRPPVLAAGGVVLLVSLVLCSRAPEGTSWQIFAALFLLGLGWSLATVSASTMVADLAPLDARTDVQGLADVTMGVTAAGAGGLAGLMVGLLGYPVLALVTTALAAGVVAAAFAARRRLLGWRARAD, encoded by the coding sequence GTGTCGACGCTGAGGGGCGCGGCGGTCGACGTGGCCGCCGTGCAGGCGGCCACGATCCGGTCCCTGGTGCTGTCGCAGGCGGTCGGCGCGCTCGGCATCACGATCGGGATCGCCACGGCCTCGCTGCTCGCGCGCGACCTGTCGGGGTCGGAGAGCATGGCGGGGCTCGCCGGCACCTTCCAGGTGCTGGGCGCGGCCGGGGCGTCGTACCTGCTGGCTCGGGTGATGTCCGCGCGCGGGCGCCGGGTCGGCCTGGCCACGGGGCTCCTGCTCGGCGCCCTCGGCGCGCTGCTGGCGGTGGTCGCCGGCGTCATCGAGTCGATGCTCCTGCTGCTGATCGGCGCGATCCTGATCGGCGCGACGACGGCGGCCAACAACGCCTCGCGCTACGCCGCCACCGACCTGGCTGCTCCCGAGCGCCGGGCTCGGGCGCTGTCCGTGGTGGTCTGGGCCACGACCATCGGCGCGGTCGTCGGCCCCAACCTGACCGGACCGGCCGGGTCGTTCGCCGACCTGCTCGGCATCCCGGTCCTGACGGGGCCCTTCGCCCTCGGGGGCATCGGGATGCTGCTCGCCGCCATAGTCGTGCTCATCCGGCTCCGGCCGGACCCGCTGCTGCTGGCCCGTGAGCTCGCGGAGCGTCCGGCCGCGCCCCCCACCGGCACCTCGTGGGGCCGGGCCCGCGCCGCCCTGCGCGCGGAGCCGGCGCTGGCGCTCGCCGTCGTCGGCCTGGCCGGGGCGCACGCCGCGATGGTGGGGGTGATGACGATGACCCCGATCCACATGGAGCACGGCGGCGCCGAGCTGGACCTGATCGGATTCGTGATCAGCGTCCACGTGCTCGGCATGTTCGCGTTCTCGCCTGTGGTCGGGCTGCTCGTCGACCGGGCCGGCCGGCCGCCGGTGCTGGCGGCGGGCGGGGTGGTGCTGCTGGTCTCGCTGGTCCTCTGCTCGAGGGCGCCGGAGGGGACGTCCTGGCAGATCTTCGCCGCACTGTTCCTGCTGGGGCTGGGCTGGTCGCTGGCCACCGTGTCCGCCTCGACGATGGTGGCCGACCTGGCGCCGCTGGACGCCCGCACCGACGTCCAGGGCCTGGCCGACGTCACCATGGGCGTGACGGCGGCCGGCGCCGGTGGGCTGGCCGGGCTGATGGTCGGCCTGCTCGGCTACCCGGTCCTCGCCCTGGTCACGACCGCGCTCGCCGCCGGCGTGGTGGCCGCCGCCTTTGCCGCTCGCCGGCGTCTCCTCGGCTGGCGGGCTCGAGCCGACTAG
- a CDS encoding ABC transporter permease — protein MSATPYRDAYPDAHPGRPLSSAAALRLLVLRNYVVYRQAWKLFLTGFLEPVFYLLSIGIGVGQLIDTFEFNGEVIPYAEFVAPGMLAASAFNGALLDSSFNVFFKLRYVRLYDQMLATPLTTGDIARGEIAWGQLRGGSYSAMFLLVMAAMGLVGSWWAVLALPAALLIGFAFSAVCMALTTYLTSWQDFEKVTLVQLPLFLFSATFFPVTAFDGWVRWLVEATPLYRGVVLCRELTTGALSWASAVSVVYLVVMGLVGLLVVRRRLDRLLLT, from the coding sequence GTGAGTGCCACTCCCTACCGCGACGCCTACCCCGACGCCCATCCTGGCCGCCCGCTCTCATCGGCCGCCGCACTGCGGCTGCTGGTGCTTCGCAACTACGTCGTCTACCGCCAGGCGTGGAAGCTGTTCCTCACCGGCTTCCTCGAGCCGGTCTTCTACCTGCTCTCGATCGGCATCGGCGTCGGACAGCTGATCGACACCTTCGAGTTCAACGGCGAGGTGATCCCCTACGCCGAGTTCGTGGCGCCCGGGATGCTCGCGGCGTCGGCGTTCAACGGCGCGCTGCTCGACTCGAGCTTCAACGTGTTCTTCAAGCTGCGCTACGTGCGCCTCTACGACCAGATGCTCGCGACGCCGCTCACCACCGGCGACATCGCGCGCGGCGAGATCGCGTGGGGCCAGCTGCGCGGCGGCAGCTACTCCGCGATGTTCCTGCTGGTCATGGCGGCGATGGGACTGGTCGGGTCGTGGTGGGCGGTGCTGGCGCTGCCGGCGGCGCTGCTGATCGGGTTCGCGTTCAGCGCGGTGTGCATGGCCCTCACGACGTACCTGACCTCGTGGCAGGACTTCGAGAAGGTCACCCTCGTGCAGCTGCCGCTCTTCCTCTTCTCGGCCACCTTCTTCCCCGTCACCGCCTTCGACGGCTGGGTGCGCTGGCTGGTCGAGGCGACGCCGCTCTACCGCGGGGTCGTGCTGTGTCGCGAGCTGACGACCGGAGCGCTGTCGTGGGCGTCGGCGGTCTCGGTGGTCTACCTCGTCGTGATGGGGCTGGTCGGCCTGCTCGTCGTACGCCGGCGGCTGGACCGGCTGCTGCTGACCTGA
- the recA gene encoding recombinase RecA, with protein MMAGGDRDKALDAALLNIEKQFGKGSVMRLGDETRAPLEVIPTGSIALDVALGLGGLPRGRVVEIYGPESSGKTTVALHAVANAQRAGGIVAFIDAEHALDPDYAKALGVDTDALLVSQPDSGEQALEIADMLIRSGALDLIVIDSVAALVPRAEIEGEMGDSHVGLQARLMSQALRKMTGALNNSGTTMIFINQLREKIGVMFGSPETTTGGKALKFYSSVRLDVRRIETLKDGTDMVGNRTRVKVVKNKVAPPFKQAEFDIMYGKGISREGGLIDVGVEAGLVRKAGAWYTYEGDQLGQGKENARTFLKDNPDLANELEKKILEKLGVGPQVDTPADDLSDEPIGVDSF; from the coding sequence ATCATGGCTGGTGGAGACCGCGACAAGGCCCTCGACGCGGCACTGCTCAACATCGAGAAGCAGTTCGGCAAGGGCTCGGTCATGCGCCTGGGCGACGAGACGCGCGCCCCCCTCGAAGTCATCCCCACGGGGTCGATCGCGCTCGACGTGGCTCTGGGCCTCGGCGGACTCCCGCGCGGGCGAGTCGTGGAGATCTACGGGCCGGAGTCCTCCGGCAAGACGACCGTCGCCCTGCACGCGGTGGCCAACGCCCAGCGTGCCGGCGGCATCGTGGCGTTCATCGACGCCGAGCACGCGCTCGACCCCGACTACGCCAAGGCGCTCGGCGTCGACACCGACGCCCTGCTGGTCTCGCAGCCCGACTCCGGTGAGCAGGCGCTCGAGATCGCCGACATGCTGATCCGCTCGGGCGCGCTCGACCTGATCGTCATCGACTCGGTCGCGGCGCTCGTGCCCCGCGCCGAGATCGAGGGCGAGATGGGCGACAGCCACGTCGGCCTGCAGGCCCGGCTGATGAGCCAGGCGCTGCGCAAGATGACCGGTGCCCTCAACAACTCCGGCACCACGATGATCTTCATCAACCAGCTCCGCGAGAAGATCGGCGTGATGTTCGGCTCGCCCGAGACCACCACCGGTGGCAAGGCGCTGAAGTTCTACTCCTCGGTCCGCCTCGACGTGCGCCGCATCGAGACCCTCAAGGACGGCACCGATATGGTCGGCAACCGGACCCGGGTCAAGGTCGTGAAGAACAAGGTGGCCCCGCCGTTCAAGCAGGCCGAGTTCGACATCATGTACGGCAAGGGGATCAGCCGCGAGGGCGGCCTGATCGACGTCGGCGTCGAGGCCGGCCTGGTCCGCAAGGCCGGCGCTTGGTACACCTACGAGGGCGACCAGCTCGGCCAGGGCAAGGAGAACGCCCGCACCTTCCTCAAGGACAACCCCGACCTGGCCAACGAGCTGGAGAAGAAGATCCTCGAGAAGCTCGGTGTCGGCCCCCAGGTCGACACGCCCGCCGACGACCTGAGCGACGAGCCGATCGGTGTCGACTCCTTCTGA
- a CDS encoding DUF3046 domain-containing protein — protein MRHTELWARLQAALGTGYYQVWADTFVMSDLGGRTVTEALNAGVEPKQVWAVVWRVLELPDRER, from the coding sequence ATGAGGCACACCGAGCTCTGGGCCCGGCTCCAGGCCGCTCTCGGGACGGGCTACTACCAGGTCTGGGCCGACACGTTCGTCATGAGCGACCTCGGTGGCCGCACGGTCACCGAGGCGCTGAACGCCGGCGTCGAGCCCAAGCAGGTGTGGGCGGTCGTGTGGCGCGTCCTCGAGCTGCCCGACCGCGAGCGCTGA
- a CDS encoding ABC transporter permease → MASQLTMTEGLRRQVDYWWTVYRRTWRGSIISSFVSPLFYVLAMGVLLGGFIDGDPAELEGATSYLAFLVPGLVAAHAMQTAVSETTYPVMGAIKWHKSYFGQIATPLAPVHLVAGHLMFVLARLATSCGVFMLVLVPFGVFESWWGPFLAFASQLLVGMVFASLVFGFSARLESDEGFGVLFRLGVFPMFLFSGAFFPVSNLGDVGSVLARITPLWQGVNLSRMFCLDTVDWSTAAVNVAVLLVLLAVGWSWAVRGLTRRLIT, encoded by the coding sequence ATGGCGAGCCAGCTGACCATGACCGAGGGCCTGCGCCGTCAGGTCGACTACTGGTGGACGGTCTACCGGCGCACCTGGCGCGGCTCGATCATCTCCTCGTTCGTCTCCCCCCTCTTCTACGTGCTGGCGATGGGGGTCCTGCTCGGCGGCTTCATCGACGGCGACCCGGCCGAGCTCGAGGGCGCGACGTCCTACCTCGCGTTCCTGGTGCCGGGGCTGGTCGCAGCCCACGCCATGCAGACCGCCGTCAGCGAGACGACGTACCCGGTGATGGGGGCGATCAAGTGGCACAAGTCGTACTTCGGCCAGATCGCCACGCCGCTGGCGCCGGTCCACCTGGTCGCCGGGCACCTGATGTTCGTGCTCGCCCGGCTGGCCACCTCGTGCGGGGTCTTCATGCTCGTGCTGGTGCCGTTCGGCGTCTTCGAGTCGTGGTGGGGCCCGTTCCTGGCGTTCGCCTCCCAGCTCCTGGTGGGGATGGTGTTCGCGTCCCTGGTGTTCGGCTTCAGTGCGCGTCTGGAGTCCGACGAGGGGTTCGGGGTGCTGTTCCGGCTGGGCGTCTTCCCGATGTTCCTGTTCAGCGGCGCGTTCTTCCCCGTCTCCAACCTGGGCGACGTGGGCTCCGTGCTGGCCAGGATCACGCCGCTGTGGCAGGGCGTGAACCTCTCCCGGATGTTCTGCCTGGACACGGTCGACTGGTCCACGGCCGCCGTCAACGTCGCCGTCCTGCTGGTCCTGCTCGCCGTGGGCTGGTCCTGGGCGGTGCGTGGCCTGACCCGGAGGCTCATCACGTGA
- a CDS encoding DNA glycosylase AlkZ-like family protein produces the protein MVHELSRTDARRLALRGQLLTGERPDDWLTVLRRLTILQHDQTNHVARNADLVLWTRLGSSYSPDDLATAVDEQRVLELEGRLRPCEDLALFRADMADWPGRGPLRPWQEEQRQWVEANTACRLDILDRLRMSGPLPASELPDTCARPWRSSGWNNHRNVVMLLHLLVARGEVASAGREGRETLWDLAERVYPDDPVVPAAEAARVRDERRLRSLGIARARAAAVPGEPFSSGDAGEPAVIEGVKGRWRVDPQLLEELREQPFTGRAALLSPLDRLVFDRRRTHELFDFDYQLEMYKPRDQRLWGYWALPVLYGDRLVGKLDATADRREGELRVDALHEDVPFTKAMTVAVDAEIRDLAAWLDLELVVADETS, from the coding sequence GTGGTCCACGAGCTCTCTCGCACCGACGCGCGGAGGTTGGCGCTGCGCGGGCAGCTGCTGACCGGGGAGCGCCCCGACGACTGGCTCACGGTGCTGCGCCGCCTCACGATCCTCCAGCACGACCAGACCAACCACGTCGCCCGCAACGCCGACCTGGTGCTCTGGACCCGGCTGGGGTCCTCCTACTCCCCCGACGACCTCGCCACCGCCGTCGACGAGCAGCGGGTCCTGGAGCTGGAGGGCCGCCTGCGACCGTGCGAGGACCTGGCCCTGTTCCGCGCGGACATGGCCGACTGGCCGGGGCGCGGCCCGCTGCGGCCGTGGCAGGAGGAGCAACGACAGTGGGTGGAGGCCAACACCGCCTGCCGGCTCGACATCCTCGACCGGCTGCGGATGTCGGGCCCGCTGCCCGCGAGCGAGCTCCCCGACACCTGCGCGCGGCCGTGGCGCTCGAGCGGGTGGAACAACCACCGCAACGTCGTCATGCTGCTCCATCTGCTGGTCGCCCGCGGCGAGGTGGCCTCGGCCGGGCGTGAGGGCCGCGAGACCCTGTGGGACCTGGCCGAGCGCGTCTACCCCGACGACCCGGTCGTGCCCGCCGCGGAGGCGGCGCGCGTGCGTGACGAGCGGCGGCTGCGCTCCCTCGGGATCGCCCGTGCCCGGGCCGCGGCCGTGCCCGGCGAGCCCTTCAGCAGCGGAGATGCGGGCGAGCCGGCCGTCATCGAGGGAGTCAAGGGCCGGTGGCGGGTGGATCCCCAGCTGCTCGAGGAGCTACGGGAGCAACCGTTCACCGGGCGCGCGGCTCTGCTCTCCCCTCTCGACCGGCTGGTCTTCGACCGTCGACGGACCCACGAGCTGTTCGACTTCGACTACCAGCTGGAGATGTACAAGCCGCGCGACCAGCGCCTGTGGGGCTACTGGGCGCTCCCGGTCCTGTACGGCGACCGGCTGGTCGGCAAGCTCGACGCCACGGCCGACCGCCGGGAGGGCGAGCTCCGCGTCGACGCACTCCACGAGGACGTGCCGTTCACGAAGGCCATGACCGTCGCCGTGGACGCCGAGATCCGCGACCTCGCCGCGTGGCTGGACCTCGAGCTCGTCGTGGCCGACGAGACGTCCTAG